CGATATAAATAGCTTTCCATACTTCACTTTGTAGTATTGCATAACCATAATTTAATAAAGAGTTAATTGGGTCCTGTGCTCCTCTTCCACTTCTTAACATAAACCCCCATTTATCATCCACAATATTTGAAAAACATTTCCAATATTCTACTGATGCTTGACCTTCAAAACCTAAAATATTACTACGAATTTTATCAATTCTATCAGATTTTATATTGCTTACTTTAGAAATATATTCATTCAGTTTATCTCTTTGTTGATATAAAAATTCATTATCATCTCTTGATTTTGCTATTGTTCCAATAATTGCTTTTTGATTTTCAATTTTACTTTTAATAAAACTTTTAGCTATTTCACCACTTCGTTTATCATTTAAAGCAAAATATTGTTCTTTTTTAATTATAACATTCTTTTTTTCAGGTGGTGAAAGTCTATAATCAACATGACCTTTCCAATTAAGAGATACACAATCAACATCATATTCAGCAAGTAAACTTAATGCATCAAATGTTATAGATCCTTTACCAATAAATAATATTTGTGTAATATCTTGTGCTCTAAAATAATCAATTTCTTTATTATTTTCTTTAATTACAATTTGATTATCTGATTTACTAACAGTTTTACCAAAACCATCAATTACTAATCTCATTATAAACACCAAAAGCTTTTATAAAATAGCATACTCTTCATTTTTAGGTAATTTTAAATCACCTTCAATAAAAATAGATTCATTACAATTTTCACATAATGGAATAAGTATAATACTATCATGATCAGATGATAAATATAATTCAAATTCTTCAGCTAAATCAAATCTTTCATCAATACTTAACATACCTGAAAAAACAGATTTTTGAATTCTTCTTAATCCATAATATCTTAATCGTTTAATAAAATTTGAACGTGTAGGTGTATCAGATATATCATACATAACAAATATTAACATTTTTAAATTCCCCCTTAATTTAAAATTTAATTATTGATTTTCAATAATATAATCCAAAAAATAGTTATAAATGAAAAATTTTATAAATTTAAATTTAATAATTTTTATGTAAAACTTATAATAAAATATAATTTATTCATCAATATTTATTCTTTTTATAGTACCAAAACCTTGACTTACTCCTTTTCCAAAACCAAAGAAATCCGGTATTTTAAATCTAACTTTAAATTCTCCAGTAAATCCAATCATATTTACAGATTTATATTTAGTGGAAACAGTATCTAAATGAGATTTAATATAAAGATGTCTATTTACAATAATACCTAAACCTTTACTCATTGAAAGAATATTACCAACTAAAATATTGTTTAAAAATAATTTACTTTCCCTCCAGTTTGACATACTCTTATATTTCTGATAATTTTTAGTATTTAATGCAAGCCAAGGTGAAATAAATTTATAATGATATTCTTCATTACTTGTGTTAATATCATATTCTTTATCATAAATTATTTTTTCATCAACATAATATGTTTTATCTAGTTTTAATTCTTTAATTTCTGAAGAAATTTCTTTTAATAAGTCAGCACCTTCTTCAATACCTAAAATACTAGCTTGTCCATTAATAATTTTATATTGAATAAGAGGATAACTATATAAAAATTTATTATTACCATAATGATTATGAAAAAGAGTTTGATTTTTAAATTTATTTCCAATAAATCCTCTAAGTTTACTAGCTTCACAAGTAACTGGCTTATCTGTTTTAAATACTAGGTAACTTGTATTAATTTTCAATTTTAATCTCCTTATTTTGTTTTTTAGACTCCGTTATATATAATCCATTATTTAATAGATAAATTATATCTTAACCTTAAATAATTACAACAAAGAGTCTTATTTTACAAAAATATCTTAAAAAAATATAATTATTCAAGTTTAGGGAATTTTGCAAGTTCCATATACTTTTCAATATCAGGATATGCCCTAATTGCATATGATAAAACCCTATCATAGAAATCATTAGCAGATTCTTTGCTTAATGGTTCCAAACCATGTGCTAAAATAGAGTTATTCCTTTTATTTTTAACAGCACTTTCAAGTTCTCTATCTGCAAAGTAATCTCTAGCTAATTGAATATCAAATAATTTAAGTAGTGTGAAACTTTTAACCAAGGCTAATTTGAAAGTATCCTCACGTTCCTCATAATCTTTTATATGCCATTTTGATACTTGTTCTTTAGCTTTCGTATGATCCATAGTTTCAAGATTAAATTGTTCCCTATTAATGTAAAAAACATGGTTGTCCCTTAATTTATTTTTATCAATTAAACCCAATTTATTAAGTTCAAGTTGAGCAATTAATTCTATAGAACGATATAATCTTGCAACACCATCATCATATGCACCCATATCAATTTTACGACGAGCATTGTTTAATAAATCGGGAAGATAATAAACTATACCTTTTTGAACATTATTACTTAATTTTAATCTTAAAAATTTTAAATTATTTTCTAATTGTTTATAAAATTCATCAAAATTCCTAAAATCTTTCATCAAACTTTTTTTAGGACATTTTTCAATTATTTCTTTTTGTAGATAAGTAGATAATTTAAATTTTTCATTTTTATCTAATTTTTCATTATATACAATAAGTTTAGAATTAAATTTATCCCAGCTTTGATATAAATTAACTAAATTTATATAAAATTCTGCTAAATCTTTTAAAGAACCATCATCAAGTTTTGATTTTGCATCTTTAAAATTCTTAAGAGAAGCTTCAAATTGATAATTATTAAAAAAATCTTTTCCACGATTAAACTCTAAAATAGCATATGTTTCAAATGGATCTTTTTGAGGTTTAATCATTTCAAAACCATTTTTAACAATACCTACACCATTCTTATCACGTGCACCTTCCATTGCTTTTGAACCAACATATGTATATTCACATGAGTCAATATATTTATCACCAGTTGAAGCAAGGATTAAACCTGCAACCATAGGTTTAGTTCCACCAGTAAAATCAATATGAATATTATATTCTTCTTTATTTAATTCTAGAAGAACTTCTCTTGACTTATCAAATGATTCTTGAAGACTTTCCGGATTTTCAATTAATTTAGTTTTATATGAAAATTCAAAGGGAACTTCAGATACAACATTTTTAATTGTTTCTAATGTTTCTTTTGAATGAATAAAATAAACTGCATCTGGTTTAAATGTATTAATAGAAATGATTAAAGGTTCTGGAGAACCCCCAACACTTAAAACTAAAATTTTTTTATCTGACATAATTTACTCCTTTTATTTAAAATTTAATTGAGTCCAACCAAATGGCTCTCCTTGTGAAGTTATTTTTCTAGATTTAGGAAATTCATAGTCATATTGTTTTTTAAATGTTTTTTGAATATCTGAAAATCTTTCATAATCATATTCTTTAATCTTCATTAAAATAGTAGTTCCCATTAAACCAGAACCAGAACCAATTCTTAAAAGAGGTGAATCTTTAGTATTTAATTTACTTATTTTCTTATAAAATTTATATAAATAATCAATACCATATTCATCTGCAAAATCCCATTCATATTCAATTAAATCTCTACTAAATTTAAATATTGAAGTTTTAATATTGTCAATATTTAAAATATCCTTTTTATCATCAACATCTAAACTTTTATAAAATTTAGAATCATAAGTTATATTAATACTTGAATTAAACACCTTATTTTTTGGTATTGCCTCTAAGAAAGTTCTTACCTTATTACCTTTTACTGAATAAAATTCATGTTTTCTACTATCTGGAGTTGCCATTACAGTCCATGACTCGTAAATTCTAGGAATATTTATAATATTATCAGTATCTGGAATTTGCATAAATCTAAAAATACTTTTCTGAGCAGAATTTCCACGAGGTGCAGAAAAATAGGAATCTACAAACCTATTATATTCTCTTTTAATAATATGACCATTTTTAAGAATATTTTGAATTCTATAAATATCATTTTTATTAACTAAATTATAGAAAATAGCTGTTTTAATAGATCCCTTAATAGATGACCCTGGAATATATAATTTATCAGAAGTCTTAACATGTTCAAGAATTTCTTTAATTGGAATATTTTTTTCTCTAGTTTTAGTCCTGTCAATACAATTATATCTTGAGCATTTTCCTCTATTTTTTAAGTCTTTACTTTTTAATTTAAAATTAGGATTAGTTAAATCTTCTAAAAATTTATCCTTTTCATCATCATTTAAAGACATGTAAAATTTCACTAAATCAATTCTCTTTATTATTTTTTCATTTTTTCCATTAACTTTAGCTTTGGAATATGCAAATTCTGCAGGAGTATAAGATTTACCATCATCAATATGTATAGGGCTTAATGTTTTTAAAGTAAAATTATATAAATTATTTGACATTATTTACCTCCATTTACATTAATACATTTTAAAGGATATGCAAATCCATATTCAACTGCAGGATTAATCTTTCCAGATTTTATTATTCTCCCATAATATTTTTCATATTGTGGAAATATTGAACCTTCTTTAAAGAACCTAACTTGTTTTCTAATTTCATTAGATGAACTTCTTCCTCTTTTTGAACCAATTTCATAATTAGAATTTTTATCAATATGATTTAAATCTTCTTTATTTGGAATAAATCTAGACAAATTAATAAAATAATTATATTTACTATCAGAATTAAATTCATATTCAGATTCAATTTCATAATCATCATCAATATAATAATCAAATTGGCCTTTTCCAGTAGATATATCTTTACCAAAACCTCTATCTCTTAAGAATTTTATTGCTCCTTTAACAAGAGGCATATATGATTCATCATAAAATTCAACAAAGAAGAATAAACCAATGTTTTTGAATTCATTACCAGAAGTATAAAATATATCATTTGTTTCATTAGTTATACGATTAATAGAATTATTTGGAATAATATTTTCACCATAACTAACTTGAATATTATCATTTATTTTAGTGCCTTTATTTAAAAGTAAACCTTTAATCCTTGTATATGATTTAAAATCTTTAAGGATTTCACTTTCAGATAATTTTCCACTATTTAATTTAAAAAATATACTATCTTCTATAAAATCAACTTTTTTATATTCTTTATAATTTTTAGGATTAACTTTAATATTTTCCTCATCTTTTGATTGTGGAAATATAATTTTAGGGAAGAACTTAATTTTTTTAGTATCCTTAAAATCTTTATCACTATTATTATTGAATATAAATGGGAATGTAGAAGAAAGAATAAATGGTGGTTCATCTTCAAATGCAGAAATCATATCATTAGTTATTTCTGGATATAACTCATTTATAGCATATACGATTGCCCCAAATAAAGTATCAGAATGAAGTTCTGGGAAGATAGATAAAGGTTTTAAATAAATTAACATTTTTTCACCACACATATTAGTTTAAAATAAAATATCTATTTAAAAACCTAAGAATCTTTATTATTAACTTTATTTATTACTTCAGAAAGTTCCACATTTTCAACTATAGTTTTTTCATCCTCATCATATCTATAATAATCTTTGTCTCTTTTAACAAGAGTTATATTAGAAAATTTAATTTTACCTGAACCTCTAGTACCACTACTTCCCAAATAGTTATCTTCTAAAAGACGCATTGCCTCAAATACACCAATAAGATTATTATCATCACCATCATAAACTGAAAATACCATTTCAAAATCAAATGAAGAACCTTTTGGAACTCTTTCGATGTTTCTTGGAGTAGCATTAGCATTTAAACGATTAATATTATTTTCATATTTTAATTCAGTTCCACGAACAATGTCGTCATGATTTTTCCACAATTCAATAGATTCCTCACTAGGAAATGAATCTCTAACAATAAGTCTTGTAGGAAATTTTAATTTATTATCAGTATCTGCAGAAATTCCAAAAATCTTTGCAGCATTACATTCTTCATCAACTGCAGGACCGCCATTATTTTCTAAAACACTTTCTGAAGATTTTTTATCATTCAATTCATATAATGATCGAAGTTTACCTTTAAGAGAAGAACCTGGAATAAAAGGTAAATCTGAAACAACATCCCTTATAATTACATTATCTGAACCACCAATATCAATATTATCATTAGATCCACCTATATGAAGTCCAGTTTCACAAATAATTTTTCCACTAATAACATAATTTTCTTTAAACATGTTTTAAACCTCCCTAATATTTACCTTTCTTACTATCATAAAATTTATGATAAGCTACAATAGATTCAAAGAATTGTACAAATATCTTAAAATTTTTTATCTTATCTTCTTCGTTACCTACATCTACTTTTTTCATTGTTGCCATCATTAAATTATAAAAACTTTTACTAATATTTCCCCTACCTGCAGAAACTGCTAATCTTGGTTTTAAAATATAAAAATCCGGTTCAATTTTTTCCCAAGTCAAATCATCCTTTTTCTCCATTAAACGTACTGCACCAAAAAATTTCCTTAATTGATTTGTATTTAAATTTCCAGAATTATAAGCAACAATATCTGCATATCCTCCTTCATCAGCAAAGTCTTTTACAGACATGTCTGATAACATACTTAAATTTTTAATATTATCAATGACATCTGAGATTTCATCATTATCATTATTTTTATTAAAATTTCTATTATGTCTTTTATTTCCATAATTTTTTCTTCCCATTTTTTCACCTCATTCTTAAACTAAACCAAGATGCTGGAATTTTAATCCAAGGCATAAATTTAAGTCCACTTTTATCCAAATCTTCTTTAATCTCATTATTTTTAATTAATCTTAATTTATATTTAAATAAAGGTACAAAACGCCTAGTATTTATACGTTTATATCTATCTTCATCCCATTTTTCAGAATCACTAAACAATCCTTTATAATCATAATTATTTTTCCATAAATTTAATAAAGAATAAACAAAACTTTTTGATATATATTTTTCATTATAATATGATTCAAGTTTGCATCCAAATTCATATAAATCATTGAAACCTTTAAATTTACCATCATTATCCCAATTAACAGTTTCACCAAAAACTGTAATTTTATTTCTACCACAAGATTTAGAAGATTCCAAATAATCTTCAGCAATAATAGCTGCTTTTCCAATTGGGAATTTAGGTGAAATAATATTTATTCCTGCAGATAAATTTATTGAAGGATTATTACAAGTCCATATTTTAAATTTTTCTCTTAATTCACCTGCAAATGAAATAATATCATCATAAGGCCCTAAAACAAGTAAATCATCCCCACCAGAGTAGTTAATATGAATTGTTGGAATCTCATATTTTTCTAAAGATTTTTTTTCACTAGAACTAAGACATGCATCTGATTTTTTTCTATAAATAGTAAATGTTTCCTTTACTGTATCATCAGAATCGTTTTGAATTTCAAGTTCAAAGTCATCAAATTTTTCTATAAGACTTTCATCACTTAAATTAGTATATGCTTTATAATTAGATGCAATATCATTTATAATACCTGAAAAGAACATGTCTAATTGAGAACTTAATGTAGAAATTCTAGAAATACTTGGTTTACCAATATTACGTTTATTAACATTAGATTCATTCTTAAACCCTTCTGAAAATATTCTACCTAAATTATCCACATCCATTTTCAATAATCCTAATTTATTTGAACCTTTACTAATTTTTGCTAAATGTTCAAAGTATAAAGGCATATCAGGATGTGTAGTATCTGAATATTTACCAAGGTTTGGTACTACATTACCTAAGAAACCAAAACTAAAAGAAAGTTTATCTCGGATATCTAAATCAAATTCAGATTCCAAATCCAGAAAATCAGTATCATTTAATTTAACAACTTCAATTCTATCAGCATCTTTAGCAAGTTTCTTAATATCATCAACCAAAAATTTAGATTCTTTTCTAAATAAATAAGCGATATTTAACAAATCAAATGATGTATATTTTTTAAATTTATCTATATTTTCTTTAGAATAAATTTTAATCATATAATCTGCATTTGCTACATGTTGTCCTAATTCTTCATTATCCTTACAATCTGGACAAATATTCTTTTCACCTTTTTTATCATAAAGTTTACCACAAACAGAACATAAATCTTGATATTTGACTTCTTTATCAAAATCAAATACATCATCTAAATTATCAATAAATTTATGTTTTTTATCTTCTGCTAATTTATTTGATAATTTAACTGTAATATCACCGAATTCTTCAAGATCTTCTCCAGAACATTCATTATAAACAAGAGCAAAATATAATTCTGCATTAAATTTTTCAATAAACTTTTTATTTATCATATTTTTAATTTCATTAAGCTTATTTTTAGTATCAATTGTATTAGGTGCAATAATTGTAAATCTTCCACCCCCACAGAAAAGAATATTTGCTTTTGTAAGATTTAATGCATCTGCAATATAATCCGCAATTGCGTCACAAAGTAATGTTAAGTATAAAGATCTTCCTCTTAATCTTTTACTCATACCACTTTGAGCTTCTTTAGGTGAAGATACTTTGAAAATAAAATTTTGAATTCCTGAAATATCCCCATTAATTGCCAAATAAACATTTTGATTAGTAGTTTTTTTAAGTTTTGAATCTTTACTAAATAAATATCTACAAGTAGCTAAAGCAGAAGTTGTTTTAGAGTGATCATATAAAGATATATCCCCATTATCAACATATGCGGAAGAAGGTATCGTGGAAGTATATTTTTTAAGTAATGCTAAAATTGTATTAAAATCATATATACTTAATTTTTTCATTTCTTTAATGAACTTAATCCATAATTGTTTATATTCACTTCTTAAATTATATCCAGACATCTTTTCTTTAGAAATCGGTTTTAAGATATTAAAATTCATAGTTTTAATATCAGTACTTGCATTTTTATTTAATTTCAATTCTTTTAAAGGAACATACATTTCATCAATAATCTTATTTCCTTCAATTGAAATTTCAGAAAATATAGAAATAAGTAATGATTTTAAAACTTCTCCTTTTTCATTATCCCCTCTTGAAACCCTTTCAGCAGAGGAATGATGATCAGCAATCTGAACAATATCACATAATTTTTTATTCTTTGATTTTGTTGGTTTATGATGATACAAAGCCAAATCTACAATATTTTCATTCCAATAATGACTTATAAAATCTGCAGACCATTTAGCATGAGCACCAGTAAAACCAAAATCATCAGTAGAATATTTTTTATACACTGAATCATGTTCATGTCCAGTTCTCTGATAAAATTTACCAATATCATGTAGTAATGATGCAAATTCTAAATCAGTTTTCTCCATTATTAACCTCCAAATATCTAATTAAATTTAAATTAAAAAATAAAACAATAATAAAAATTAGAATACTAAATGTAATATAATCTTATTTTAAATTTTTAAAATTTATTTAAATAATAATATTTTCAATAAAAATAAAATATTATTTAAAATTTAACTTTTTAAACAATTAAAATCTTGAATAAACATTTAATAAATTATAATACATGAAAAAAATACTTTTAAAAATATTAAAAGTTTTAATAATAAATATGATATATTTTAACCTAAAACTTATAAACAACCCCCATTTTAACAAAAATCCATATAAAAACTAAATTTAAGCTAAACATAAACTAATAATAAATTTAGTATAAGATATTTATAAACTTTTTCAAATGATTTTTAAAAATTTTATAGAAAACATAATCAAAAATAAATAATATTATATAATTTACAAATAATCTAGAAAAATATGAAAATTTATATAATTAATTAAATATAGAAAAAATAAATCCTCTAAAAAATCTTTAATAAACATCTACAATTAAATAAAATAATTAATTTTAAATTAAATATAAATTTAATAAGAAAATTAAATTATTAAAATAAAACAAAGAATAATAAAAAAAAATAAAGTACATATTTAGAAATTTATAAAATAATTTTATAATAATTAATAAATACTTAAATTAAATTCACACATTCATTATAATAATTTAATTTACATTAAATATATTTTAAGCACGTTTTAAATTTATAAAGTTCAATTGATATTTTATTCAAAAGGTTTTTATATATTAAAATAGTAAAATAATAAACAATTGATTTTTAAACTATGTTTAAAGCAATTAACTATTTATAAACTTTTTAGAGAAAAGATATAATGGATACACATTTTGATTATACTGAAAAGAGAATAATCATTTCAGCATTTTTCTGTGTAGCTTTTATTATCTCAAACTTAATTACTGTAAAAATTATTGACGTTAAATTTTTAGGTATGGAAGTACCTGCAGGTGTATTGATCTATCCACTTGTATATGTTTTAACTAATGTAATTACAGAAGTTTACGGAGAAAAAGCAGCTCATAGAACTTTAATTTTAGGTTTATGTACTGATATATTATTTGTTTTCATGACTACTTTACAATTAGTTTTACCATCTCCTGCATACTATCAAGGAAATGCTGCTTTAGCATTTGTATTTACCCAAACACCAAGAATCTTAGTTGCTTCTTATGTCAGTTATATTATTGGTAACCTTGTAAATGCAAGATTAACTGCAATTGTAAATCGTGGAACAAGTCATTTAACCATTAAAAACTTAGGTGCTATTGCTACTGGAGAATTAGTAGATAATATTATCTTCATTGGTTTAGCATTTATATTTGCAGTACCTATTGTTGATGTTGTAATAATGATTATTACTCACTGGTTACTTAGTTTAGTCTGGATTTGTATTGCTCAACCATTTACTGAAAGAACTGTTAAATGGGCAAGAGAAGATGCACCAGCAGAAGCTTAAATTTAAATTATTTAAAGAATTAATTTTTAATTCTTCTTTTTTTACTTTTTATTTTAAAAGATTACAATATTACTAATCAAAAATAAAATAATTTAATATAAACTCATAATATTATTAATAATATATTTACAAAAATAATTATAATATTATAAATGAAATTATATTATTGTATTAAATTTAATATTTTTAGAATAAAATTATCTTATTTTACATAGACTACATTTAAATTATTAAAATTATTTAATTATAAATAAAATTTTAAAGAAAATATATAATAATTTAAATATTAATATAAATTTAAATAAAAATAATCTATTAAAATAAGGATTATAACGTTTCAATACTATTAAGACTATTCTAAATTCTAAAATCTAATAAAATAAGGATATCAAGAAAAAATAGTCAATATAAATTATTATGTGAAAAATTATGAAATGCCCTAATTGTGAACATGAGGTTTCAAGAAAAAGAAGAATCTGTAAATACTGTGGATTTGAATTATGTTCTGATATAGAATATGTAAAAGAAAAAGCAGAAAAATTTATAGATGAAGGAGATTTCATAAGTGCAAGATCATTTATAGATGAAGGATTAGAACATAATCCAAAAAGTCCAGACTTATTATATGTTAAATCCATAATTTCAAGATATTTATGGGATTATGATAAAGAATATGAATATTTAACTAGAGCATTAAATATTAATCCAAATCATGAAGATTCATTATATAACTTATCTATTTTTTTATTTAATAAAAAAGGATATGAAAAATCATTAGAATACATTAATAAACTTTTAGAATTAAATCCTAGAAAAAAGATTTATCAATTAAAAATAATGACATTATACAATCTATGTAACTATAATCTATCATTAAATACTATTGAAGATGCATTAAAATTATTTCCTAATGATAGAATAATTCTAAAAATAAAAGAAAGTATTGAAAATAAGGATATTATAAATGATTTAAACTTTGAAAAATTATCATTAATAAAATTAAATTCAAATAATAATGAAAAAATAGATAGTAAAAATTATAATGTTGATTCAGTTAATTATTCAAATCCTAATGAATTATATGAGTTAATTACACCAGATTTACCTAATTCTGAATTTGAAGAATTAAATCTTAATAGAAATATTGAAGAATCTGATTTCTATGATATAAATTTTAAAGATTTAGATTTACTAGATTCTGAATTAAAAAATGATAATATTAAAAAAAATAATGATAATCTATCTACTAATGCTAATTTATTCTTAAAAAAGCTTAATAATCTAGTTACTAATAATAAATTAAATAAAAAAACATTTAATAGTTTATTATATGTGTCATTTAATAATCAATATATTGCTGGAGATTCAATAAAATTTTTAAAAGTTTTAGGTAAATATAAAACTAAAAAATCATTAAATCACAGTGATTTAAACTTTTTAAATAGTTTAAACTATTTAGAGTTCTTTAATTATGAAGATGTTTTTAATAGTATAATTAATTTATTAACAAAAGAAACTGAAAATTTAATTATATATTTAAATAATATGGATGAATATAAATTTGATACATTATGCTTTTTATTAGATCTAAATGCTAGTAAAAACGATATTAAAAAAACAGATAAATTTAATATTAATGATGAATTAGAAGAATATACTGGTTTTAACTTTAATAATTTCAATATAACATCATTATAAGTTAAAAATATTACAAAAGTCTGTCTAAATTTTAAATTAATAATTTCAATATAACAGATAATTATTAAAATAATATCAATATTAAATTTATATTAATTTAGTTTATTAAAAATTAATAATATTTTCACTAATTAAAAAACAAAAAAATCTAATAATTTTTATAAGACTATTTTTAAACTTAATTAAATAATAAAAATTAGTAAAATCCTGAAAATTTAATAAAAATATAATAATTAGTTTTCAAATGCTATGATAATGTTTTATATATTATTTAAATAAAATAATATAATTAATAAGAATTTTAATAAAAAAATAATCACAAATAAGTTTAATAAAAATCCTAAAAAAACAAATAACAAACAATCACAAAAAATTAAAAAAAAAAACACGAAAACAAAACAAAGAAATCAATAATAAGTTTAAAAATCAAAATATAATTAATAAAACTTTAAAAAACAATAATTAATAAGAATTTTTAAAATTAAATATTAATTTTATAATACTTTCTAAAACAGATGATTTTTAATCATAAATATAATTAAATATAAAATTGGAATTTTGATTAATATGATTAGTTATGATGAATTTGAAAAAATAGTAGTAAATATATTAGAACGTGATATTTCATCAAATAAAGATCAAAAATCAGCAATAAGTTCTGATTTAAATCAATCTCTTTTTATAGTTGCAGGACCAGGTTCTGGTAAAACTACAGTAATTGTACTTAAAATATTAAAAAGTATATTTGTAGATGATGTTGAACCTGAAGAAATTATTGCAACAACATTTACACGTAAAGCTGCAGATGAATTAGATAGTAGGATTCTTGATTGGGGATATAAAATTAAAGATTACCTTCTTGAAAATCTTCTAGACTATGATGTTAATCACAAAGATTTACATAAAGTAGCACATATTGACTTTAATCAGATTATGACTGGTACTATTGATAGTGTTGCACAAGATTTAATTAAATTAAATCGTGAACCTGGTACAAATATTCCAAATGTTATTGAAAATTTCATTGCAGAATCTGCAATGAGAAACTGTCTTCTTCAAGATAATAAATATGAAAATAAAGACTTACAAGAGTATCTTGGAGATTTTAGTGGTAAAGGTCCAATTAAAAATCCATCAATAATGAGTAAAGATCTTCTTACAATAAAAAATAAAATGTATTATGATTTTGTAGACTTTAATGAAATAAAAAAAATACAAGATCCTGGTACAAAAGCAGCTATAGATATTATTGAAGAATTTGAAGAAGAACTTAAATCAAGAAATAGTCTTGATTTTCCAATGCTTGAATCTTATTTTTTAGAT
This Methanobrevibacter wolinii SH DNA region includes the following protein-coding sequences:
- the csm3 gene encoding type III-A CRISPR-associated RAMP protein Csm3, giving the protein MFKENYVISGKIICETGLHIGGSNDNIDIGGSDNVIIRDVVSDLPFIPGSSLKGKLRSLYELNDKKSSESVLENNGGPAVDEECNAAKIFGISADTDNKLKFPTRLIVRDSFPSEESIELWKNHDDIVRGTELKYENNINRLNANATPRNIERVPKGSSFDFEMVFSVYDGDDNNLIGVFEAMRLLEDNYLGSSGTRGSGKIKFSNITLVKRDKDYYRYDEDEKTIVENVELSEVINKVNNKDS
- the csm2 gene encoding type III-A CRISPR-associated protein Csm2, translated to MGRKNYGNKRHNRNFNKNNDNDEISDVIDNIKNLSMLSDMSVKDFADEGGYADIVAYNSGNLNTNQLRKFFGAVRLMEKKDDLTWEKIEPDFYILKPRLAVSAGRGNISKSFYNLMMATMKKVDVGNEEDKIKNFKIFVQFFESIVAYHKFYDSKKGKY
- the cas10 gene encoding type III-A CRISPR-associated protein Cas10/Csm1 produces the protein MEKTDLEFASLLHDIGKFYQRTGHEHDSVYKKYSTDDFGFTGAHAKWSADFISHYWNENIVDLALYHHKPTKSKNKKLCDIVQIADHHSSAERVSRGDNEKGEVLKSLLISIFSEISIEGNKIIDEMYVPLKELKLNKNASTDIKTMNFNILKPISKEKMSGYNLRSEYKQLWIKFIKEMKKLSIYDFNTILALLKKYTSTIPSSAYVDNGDISLYDHSKTTSALATCRYLFSKDSKLKKTTNQNVYLAINGDISGIQNFIFKVSSPKEAQSGMSKRLRGRSLYLTLLCDAIADYIADALNLTKANILFCGGGRFTIIAPNTIDTKNKLNEIKNMINKKFIEKFNAELYFALVYNECSGEDLEEFGDITVKLSNKLAEDKKHKFIDNLDDVFDFDKEVKYQDLCSVCGKLYDKKGEKNICPDCKDNEELGQHVANADYMIKIYSKENIDKFKKYTSFDLLNIAYLFRKESKFLVDDIKKLAKDADRIEVVKLNDTDFLDLESEFDLDIRDKLSFSFGFLGNVVPNLGKYSDTTHPDMPLYFEHLAKISKGSNKLGLLKMDVDNLGRIFSEGFKNESNVNKRNIGKPSISRISTLSSQLDMFFSGIINDIASNYKAYTNLSDESLIEKFDDFELEIQNDSDDTVKETFTIYRKKSDACLSSSEKKSLEKYEIPTIHINYSGGDDLLVLGPYDDIISFAGELREKFKIWTCNNPSINLSAGINIISPKFPIGKAAIIAEDYLESSKSCGRNKITVFGETVNWDNDGKFKGFNDLYEFGCKLESYYNEKYISKSFVYSLLNLWKNNYDYKGLFSDSEKWDEDRYKRINTRRFVPLFKYKLRLIKNNEIKEDLDKSGLKFMPWIKIPASWFSLRMR
- a CDS encoding queuosine precursor transporter; this encodes MDTHFDYTEKRIIISAFFCVAFIISNLITVKIIDVKFLGMEVPAGVLIYPLVYVLTNVITEVYGEKAAHRTLILGLCTDILFVFMTTLQLVLPSPAYYQGNAALAFVFTQTPRILVASYVSYIIGNLVNARLTAIVNRGTSHLTIKNLGAIATGELVDNIIFIGLAFIFAVPIVDVVIMIITHWLLSLVWICIAQPFTERTVKWAREDAPAEA